The Parvibaculaceae bacterium PLY_AMNH_Bact1 genome window below encodes:
- a CDS encoding hypothetical protein (Derived by automated computational analysis using gene prediction method: GeneMarkS-2+.), whose protein sequence is MTNSTIRWSQSASAMGIAVSAALAFSTPSFAHDGVDHEPDATNAYAHAPIGVMGDHLHKAGEIMFSYRFMHMDMEGNRSGTNSLSPEEIVTTVPNRFAGPPTLRVVPTEMTMDMHMFGAMYAPTDDITLMLMGMYLEKEMDHVTFQGMAGTTRLGTFTTKSSGIGDTKASALVSLHDEEGHKLHANLGVSIPTGSITESDSVLTPMGTRPTLRLPYAMQLGSGTFDLEPGMTYTGTDANWGWGAQWRSTLRTGTNDEGYTLGNKHQLTAWSSYQFQPWISLSGRLTAKHEGTIEGFDPRITAPVQTADPDNFGGKRVEAFVGLNLAGQSGFLEGHRLALEVGAPIYENLNGPQMETDLMVTIGWQKAF, encoded by the coding sequence ATGACAAACTCTACTATCAGGTGGTCACAATCAGCATCCGCAATGGGTATTGCTGTCTCCGCTGCTCTGGCATTCTCGACACCGTCTTTCGCCCATGATGGCGTTGATCACGAACCGGATGCGACCAATGCCTATGCCCACGCGCCGATTGGTGTGATGGGTGACCATCTGCACAAAGCAGGGGAGATCATGTTCTCCTACCGCTTTATGCATATGGATATGGAAGGTAACCGCAGTGGCACAAATTCTCTCAGCCCGGAAGAGATTGTAACAACTGTACCTAATCGTTTTGCGGGTCCACCAACATTGCGTGTTGTGCCTACCGAGATGACTATGGACATGCATATGTTTGGTGCCATGTATGCGCCGACGGATGACATCACTTTGATGCTGATGGGCATGTACCTCGAAAAGGAAATGGACCACGTCACGTTTCAGGGCATGGCCGGGACGACGCGGCTTGGCACCTTCACAACAAAAAGCTCAGGGATTGGCGACACAAAGGCGTCTGCTCTCGTCAGCCTGCACGATGAAGAGGGGCACAAGCTGCATGCCAATCTGGGTGTGAGCATTCCGACGGGCTCTATCACAGAGTCGGATAGTGTTCTGACGCCTATGGGCACGCGTCCAACATTGCGTCTTCCCTACGCCATGCAATTGGGTTCAGGCACGTTCGACCTTGAGCCTGGGATGACCTACACCGGTACCGATGCTAACTGGGGCTGGGGCGCACAATGGCGCTCAACCCTGCGGACGGGCACCAATGACGAGGGTTACACACTTGGGAATAAGCACCAGCTAACGGCTTGGAGTTCCTATCAATTCCAGCCGTGGATCAGTCTGTCGGGCCGATTGACTGCAAAGCATGAGGGCACGATTGAGGGGTTTGATCCTCGAATAACAGCCCCCGTCCAAACTGCTGACCCGGACAATTTTGGCGGCAAGCGGGTGGAAGCCTTTGTGGGACTTAATCTCGCAGGGCAATCAGGTTTCCTTGAAGGTCACCGTCTTGCACTTGAAGTCGGGGCACCGATATATGAGAACCTTAATGGCCCTCAGATGGAAACCGATCTCATGGTCACCATCGGCTGGCAGAAGGCGTTCTAA
- a CDS encoding TonB-dependent copper receptor (Derived by automated computational analysis using gene prediction method: Protein Homology. GO_component: GO:0019867 - outer membrane [Evidence IEA]; GO_function: GO:0005375 - copper ion transmembrane transporter activity [Evidence IEA]; GO_function: GO:0005507 - copper ion binding [Evidence IEA]; GO_process: GO:0006825 - copper ion transport [Evidence IEA]) yields the protein MTFPPERLGRRFGGHFVLLSTVALIPLIGSVSASSANDEAAGLHLSEIVVRASEGDPSIRQSFPRERLTPETDSGAYLRSTVGISAGRMGGHGVDPVIRGQQQNQINILNDGASQYGACPNRMDPPASFINMDTYDRVTVLKGYSSVLYGAGGTGGTVLFERDPVRLNNWTSKGDVSVGYESNGSSKRASGVGLVGDSWGSVRADATYVDAGNYDDGDGNEVATSYRQRHGGIGLSLTPTPNQFFSVDIEQDRVTDALFPGVGMDSPLSDSVKITAKGILDFDGLLSRLRLEAYGSLVDHEMDNFSLRPFTAMRARFVDSTSDTYGGRVIGDLRFDDLSLSVGVDLQRNEREARRLDGPTGATATVLQNLLWPDVAITQVGLFAEGVLPLGGATGLTLGLRYDNVTSEARKADVQARISPVGGGVFRSANNLYQAHYGITADRTTDHNISGLARLEHDVSDLTSVFAGASHSMRSPDATERYLSNFMGPGGVSSWVGNPNLDPERHHQIDVGFASDGGAWGLSGSLYYDRVEDYILRDRARAQASILTNDTRTTIYRNVRATLAGGELEARHAFASGWEGSAGVAYTYGQNETDDRALAQIPPVEAHFELRYDATEWLVGARVDMAAKATRVDADLTTGTGRDAGRTSSWATLGVFGKYLINDAVALEGGVSNILDADYAYHLNREDVFSGASVQVDEPGRSAFLKVSLNF from the coding sequence TCGATCCGCCAAAGCTTTCCGCGTGAGCGCCTGACGCCTGAAACGGATAGCGGCGCTTATCTGCGTTCCACGGTTGGCATCTCAGCCGGCCGTATGGGCGGACATGGCGTTGACCCGGTCATTCGGGGCCAGCAGCAAAATCAGATCAACATTTTGAATGACGGGGCTTCTCAGTATGGCGCTTGTCCGAACCGGATGGATCCACCTGCCTCCTTCATCAATATGGATACCTATGACCGCGTGACCGTATTGAAGGGGTATTCCAGCGTGCTCTATGGCGCTGGAGGCACAGGGGGCACGGTGCTTTTCGAACGGGACCCTGTGCGATTGAACAACTGGACCAGCAAAGGCGATGTCTCTGTCGGTTATGAGAGCAATGGCTCGTCCAAAAGAGCGTCTGGCGTCGGACTTGTTGGGGATAGCTGGGGCTCAGTCCGCGCTGATGCTACTTATGTTGATGCTGGCAATTATGACGATGGCGACGGGAATGAAGTTGCGACTTCATACCGCCAACGGCACGGAGGGATTGGCCTCTCGCTCACGCCTACACCCAATCAATTTTTCTCTGTCGATATTGAACAAGACCGTGTGACGGATGCCTTGTTTCCCGGTGTCGGCATGGACTCGCCCTTGTCTGACTCGGTCAAAATCACCGCCAAAGGCATATTAGATTTTGACGGGTTGCTTTCTCGTCTCCGCCTTGAGGCCTATGGGTCGTTGGTTGACCATGAGATGGACAATTTCTCTCTGCGTCCTTTCACTGCCATGCGAGCCCGTTTTGTCGACAGCACGTCGGACACCTATGGCGGGCGGGTCATTGGCGACTTGCGGTTCGATGATCTGTCCCTCTCTGTTGGGGTGGATCTGCAGCGAAATGAACGGGAGGCGCGGCGGCTGGATGGTCCGACAGGTGCGACCGCTACGGTTCTGCAAAACCTGCTCTGGCCAGATGTTGCGATCACGCAGGTTGGTCTGTTCGCAGAGGGCGTTCTACCCCTCGGTGGGGCAACCGGTCTTACACTCGGGCTTCGCTATGACAATGTCACGTCTGAGGCCCGTAAGGCAGATGTTCAAGCGCGTATCAGCCCTGTGGGCGGAGGTGTGTTTCGGTCTGCGAACAACCTTTATCAGGCCCACTACGGCATCACGGCGGACCGGACAACGGACCACAATATAAGCGGGTTGGCCCGGCTTGAGCATGATGTGTCGGATCTCACGAGTGTTTTTGCTGGGGCGAGCCATTCCATGCGCTCACCAGATGCAACAGAACGCTATCTCTCAAACTTTATGGGGCCCGGGGGCGTGAGCAGCTGGGTTGGAAACCCCAACCTTGATCCAGAGCGTCATCATCAAATTGATGTGGGCTTTGCGTCCGATGGCGGGGCCTGGGGTCTTTCTGGATCGCTCTACTATGATCGCGTTGAAGATTATATTCTTCGCGACCGGGCGCGTGCACAGGCCAGCATTCTGACCAATGATACACGCACGACGATTTATCGCAATGTGCGGGCGACGTTGGCCGGCGGTGAACTGGAAGCGCGCCATGCCTTTGCGTCGGGCTGGGAAGGCTCTGCAGGTGTTGCCTACACCTACGGGCAAAATGAAACGGATGACCGGGCTCTTGCTCAGATTCCGCCGGTAGAGGCCCATTTCGAACTTCGATATGACGCAACAGAGTGGCTGGTGGGCGCACGTGTCGACATGGCCGCTAAAGCAACACGTGTCGATGCAGACCTGACCACGGGGACAGGCCGCGATGCGGGAAGAACATCTTCATGGGCAACCTTGGGTGTGTTCGGGAAATACCTGATCAATGATGCCGTTGCTCTTGAGGGCGGTGTCTCAAATATTCTTGATGCTGACTATGCCTATCACCTCAACAGGGAAGATGTTTTCTCTGGTGCCAGCGTACAGGTGGATGAGCCTGGCCGGTCAGCGTTTTTGAAAGTTTCACTGAATTTTTGA